TTAATTCTCAAGGCTCTTACTTGCTTGTGGGTTGTGTTGGGAAAAGAGAGATTGAATCCGAACCGTTAGCACCTAGGAACCTTGTGCTCGAAGTGAGTTGCCAACCGGAGCTGTTTTCTGATGCTCAGGCGACCCGCCCTCTTAGACCCTCGTCTCTCCCTGGGTCTATATTTCCCGAACCCGGTACTGCCAGGTGCTGGCTGTAGCCAAGGGACCCCGGTCCTGTGCTGCCCCGACCCGGGAGGCTGATGCACTGGGTACCAGGCAGGAAAGGAGGAATCGAGACTCAAGCAACCGCGGAGGGGTGGGGCCCGTTCGGGCGACATTCCAATGGGCAGCTTTTCGAATACTTGCCTGGGAAATCTCCAAAGGTGGGGGCTGCAGACCTAGAAAGAACTACGGGTGGGGCGTGTAACGGGAGAAACTAGACAGACCCACTTTTAGACCGGGTGGTGGTCAAAATGCGGGAGAGTCCTGGAGGGCCACAAGATGACGTGCTTGATGGCTGGTAGGTGACCCGAGGGCACAGAGTGAAAGCGGCTGCATGAATATAGTGGGTAGTAGGGcccagaagacagaaagacagaagaaagattaCAGGGGCCTTAGAGGGACATCGCAGAGGACCTTGGGTGGAGTTACATAGCAAGAACAGAGTCCTTGTTCCCCCCTCCGGTTCGACCTCATACTCTCTAGCATCCATCAGGTCTCATTTGCATCTATGGATGCTGGTGCTGCTACCTTGCTGCCTCCAGACCTCAGCATTTCCCTCTGTAGAGACCATGGaaggccccccccccccgaacagATGGGTCTCCAGAACCTGGGCCTTCTTTCTCCACAGGATCTCCCCAGACTTCATCCCCTCCAAGGCTCAACCATTATCTTCTCATGGACACCTAGTGTGTCCCCTACACAGTGCTGGTGGATGAGGAGTCACAGAGGGAGGCTGGGGTCAATGGGACTTGGGTTCAGAAAAAGTGCTTAGTGACTCTGAGTACATGTTACCTTCAGCGACACAGCATTACCCACTTGGAGGTGATGCCCTTCAAATGCGACACCTGGGGGAAGGCATTCAAGCCGGCCAGCCCTCTTGAGCAGACCACTCCATACATGGGGCGGGTGGTGTTTAGCCCTACAGCTGCTTGCTGTGCCCTTGCTGTTTCTGGGCCGAGGGCGAGTTGACCCAGCACATCAATGGACACTAGGGGACCATCCGTTCCAGTGCCCGCCTTGCCTGCTTCACTTTACAGAGCAGAACGCATTACAGAAGCACACTCGGTGGAAGCATCCATGAACCGCTCCTGAGATCCCAGGGGTCGAGGGGCTCCCGAATCTCTCAGACATGGACCTGAGTTGCAGGCTGGCATTCAGGGCCCTAGACACAAACCCAGACCAA
This genomic window from Chionomys nivalis chromosome 2, mChiNiv1.1, whole genome shotgun sequence contains:
- the Znf581 gene encoding LOW QUALITY PROTEIN: zinc finger protein 581 (The sequence of the model RefSeq protein was modified relative to this genomic sequence to represent the inferred CDS: inserted 2 bases in 2 codons; deleted 1 base in 1 codon; substituted 2 bases at 2 genomic stop codons); protein product: MLVLLPCCLQTSAFPSVETMEGPPPRTDGSPEPGPSFSTGSPQTSSPPRLNHYLLMDTXCVPYTVLVDEESQREAGVNGTWVQKKCLVTLSTCYLQRHSITHLEVMPFKCDTWGKAFKPASPLEQXHSIHGAGGVXPYSCLLCPCCFWAEGELTQHINGHXGDHPFQCPPCLLHFTEQNALQKHTRWKHP